The Xanthocytophaga agilis DNA window TGAATCTTAAATAAAATTTTATTTATCTGTAGAGGCTCTCCCAATATTCTGAACGCATGAAAACCAACAACCTCTTGCAAAAAGCCATTCCACATGTATTGGCTATTGTGGCTTTTCTAATTATCACTTTTGTTTATTTCTCGCCTGTTCTGGATGGAAAGACTATGTCGCAACATGATATTGTGCAAGCTAGAGGTGCAGGACATGAAGCAGGTTTGTATCGTGAAAAGACAGGACATTATCCTATGTGGACTAATAGTATGTTTGGAGGAATGCCTACTTATCTTATTGCCGCAGATTATCCTAATAGCTGGACTACCAAAGTAGGTCGTTTCTTCGCTAATCTGTTGCCGGAGCCCGCTAACTATGTGTTTTTGTATCTGATTGGATTTTATATCCTGCTGGCTGCATTGGGGTTTGATGCGTGGATAGGCGTGCTGGGGGCTATAGGGTTTGCTTTTTGTAGTTATAACCTGATAAATATAGAAGCTGGTCATGCTTCCAAAGTAATTGCGATGGGATTTCTACCTCCTATATTAGGTGGGGTAATTCTGGCTTATCGAGGTAAATATTGGATTGGGGGTGCATTGGTAGGGTTATTTTTAGGAATGCACATCTATGGAAACCATGTGCAGATTACATTTTATATGTTTCTGACTATTGGGTTCTATGTACTTATGGAACTGATTGTTGCTATTCGTGAAAAACGACTAAAACCATTTTTAATTGCCTCAGCTGTAATAGGTGTGGGTGTTGCACTAGCTGTTGGCTCTCATGCCTCTCGTTTGCTTACTACCAGTGAATATTCCAAAGAAAGTATCAGAGGGAAGTCAGAATTAACTCCTAAACCTGCAACAGCAGATGATAAAGGCGTTAATGCAGATGGTCTGGATTATGATTATGCCTTTCGGTGGAGCTATGGCAAAATGGAGACATTTACCTTGTTGATTCCTGATTTTTATGGTGGTGGAACTATGTCTAAAAGTATTGGGAAAAATTCCGCTATGTACAATGCTTTGATTGAAAAAGGAGCATCTGATGCACAGGCCAAACAAATTGTAGCACAACTATCTAGTGCTTTATATTGGGGCGATCAACCTACTACGGGTGGACCAACTTATGCGGGTGCTGTTATTCTGTTTTTATTTGTGCTGGGCATGTTTATTATCCCAAATCGCATCAAATGGTGGATTCTAGGCTCTGCTGTATTTATGACTATGCTGGCATGGGGTAAGAACTTTGCTCTCAATGACATTCTGTTTACCTATGCACCACTTTTTGATAAATTCCGTGCAGTGACTATGACTCTGGCATTAACGCAGGTATTTCTGGTGTTAGGAGCTGCCATGGCTGTACAGGAACTGGTTCGTGGAGAGTATAGCTGGACTAATCTTCAAAGGCCTTTGATCTGGAGTTTTGGATTAACTGGAGGTGTGGCATTACTCTTTGCATTATTGGGAGGTGCATTCTTTGATTTTCGCAGTGATATAGTTGATCCGCAACTTGCGCAGGGATATGGAGACTGGATTATCCGTCCGATACGTGATGACCGGGCTTCTATATTGCGTGGAGATGCTTTTCGCAGTTTTATGTTTATTGTGGTAGCCGCAGGAGTGATTATTGCGTTTTTATTCAAACGTCTCTCTGCGTCTCTTATGGTCCTGGTATTGGGAGCTGTTGTATTAACTGATATGTTTGCTGTTGACAAGCGCTATGTTAATAATGATGATTTTACCATTGACAGACGTGATCAGGAACGGGCTATTATTAAACCAACGCCTGCCGATGAGCAGATTCTGAGAGATACCACACAGTATAGAGTATTTAATTATGCTGCAAGTCCATTCCAAGATGCTACTACTTCTTATTTCCATCATTCAGTAGGAGGGTATCATGGTGCCAAGATGCGTCGGTATAGTGATGTTATTGACAGCGTTTTGGCAAAAGGAAGCATCAAAGGTCTTAATATGTTGAATACAAAGTATGTAATTGTGCCAGATCAGAAAACGGGGCAGGTATTTGTTCAGCAAAATCCAGAAGCTTTGGGCAATGCATGGTTTGTAAAAGAATACAAAATTGTTCCAAATGCAGATGAAGAAATTAAAGCCATTGAGACTTTTGAACCCAAAACGACTGCTATTATTGACAAACGTTTTGAAAAAGATTTAAATGGTCTGAATATCCAGTTTGATAGCACTGCAACCATTACCCTTACAAGCTATTCACCCGATCATCTGGTCTATGAATCCAATGCACAGACTCCTCAACTGGCTGTATTCTCTGAGATTTACTATGCTAACAAAGACTACTGGCAAGCTACAATAGATGATAAGCCTGTACCTCATTTTCGTGTGAATTACATTTTACGTGGTATGGTTGTACCTCCTGGTAAACACAAGATTACGTTTACTTTTATCAGTAATACATACCAACAGGGTGAACATATTGCCTTGTTTAGCTCTATTGCTTTGTTTGCGTTTGTAGGTGCTGCGATCTTTTTATCTGCCAAACAAAAAAATAAGGCATAAACGTTATATTTAAAACTCATCTGGATGGCTTTCCTTTTACATCATCCAGATGAGTATCCTCTACTGTTTATATTTACAGTCAAGCATTTGAATCATATGCTTCTTCTTGCACGGAATCTTCGAAGCTTTCTTTTATTTGTTTTAGTTTTAATAGGGGTAGGTACATGTAATAGCCTTTATGCGCAGACAAGCACTCCTGATACGGTTCGTATAGGTTGTTATCTGTTAAGCTTACACGATCTTGATTTTCGGGAACAGGAATATACAGCTCGTTTCTGGGTTTGGATGGTATATAATAAAAAGCTGGAGGATCTGGAAAATAGTCTGGAGATTGCCAATGCCAAGGAAGTAACAGTAGACGAAGTAGTGATCGATAGTCTGGAAGGAAAAAAGTGGGTACAGTTTAAGTTAAAATGTATCATGAAAGAAAACTGGGCTATCCAACATTTTCCTTTTGACCGGCAACGACTTCAAATACTTGTAGAGAACTCGAAATATGATCAGTCAAGTTTGATTTTTATGCCGGATACAAGTGGTAAATTATATGATCCGGATATGACAATCTCTGGCTGGAAAATTCGAAAGACTGCTATTGAGATTGGAACCAGCGAATACAAAACAGGATTTGGTGATACACGCCTGGAACACTTTAATGCTGCCTATTCACAACTGGCAGTTGTGGTAGATGTTGAACGCAACGCATGGGGATTATTTTTTAAGTTATTTCTGGGAATGTATGTCGCATTTGCGATTGCTTATGTTACATTTTTTATAGATGCTCAACATGCAGATGCTCGTTTTGGATTACCAGTAGGGGGATTATTTGCAGCAGTGGGTAACAAATATGTGATTGATGGCTATTTACCATTCTCTTCTCAATTGACCATAGTAGACATTCTTCATGGCGCTACTTTTTTGGCAATCTTCTTTACTGTGATGTTTTCTGTTATTTCATTGCGTATAGACGATACCGGAAAACGCAAACAATCTCAAAAAACAGATCGAACAGTAGGCTTTATTATTTTGGGAATATATGGACTCATAAACTGTATTATGCTGATCCTCTCTGTATTTCATATTGGAGGATGATAGAATACAGATGTTTTAATAAAAAACATACATATATACATGTATAAAATATAGCGTATGTTTCAAAGAATTAGTTTTTTTATGGTAAAGTCTCTATTTTTGTTATAAACCTTTATTAGCGTCTAAATGAGAAAAATCAACATTTTCCTTACTACACTCTGTTTGATTGGCATTATTGTAGGAGGAGCTTCCTGCAAAAAAAGTACACCCAAAACCAAAACCGAATTAATTAGCCAAACCTGGAAAGTTCAGAAGGCAGAAGAAAATGGTACGGTTGTTTTTGAAATAGGAGGTGCTCAGACTGTGAATTACACACCATTACGCCTGAGTTTTAGTAGTACAGGCTTTACATGGATTGATTCTCAGAATAATTCTTCTTCAGGAACATGGGTTTTTGCTTCCAATGATACAGCAATTAACTTTACTGTACCTAATAACGCTAGTTTTAGCCCGGCTTCTGTTACTGTCAGTGATTTGACCGAAGATATTTTAAATATAAAATATACTACTACGAATGCAAAAGGACAAACTACCTCAGTAACACTTTACCTGGTTCCTGCTGGTTAGCCTTTAATAGTATGACAATACAAAATAAAAAGCCTGGCTTTACAAAGCCAGGCTTTTTATTTTGTATTGTAAGCCAGAAATTGTATTCTGCTATGAAAGATTAATTCCGTTACAAGTATGATTTGACTACGATTGATTACTTTTGCCTCCTGATAAAGTTAACATTGTTAATACACATGAGTAAATATCATTTTCTAAAAGTCGAAAAAATTGTTCGGGAAACTCCTGATTCGATTTCTGTACATTTTGAGCAGCCTGCTAATCAGCGCATTTCATATAAATCAGGGCAATTTCTTACGTTATTGGTTCCTGTTAACGGAAAAACAGAGCGTCGTTCCTACTCTATGTGTAGTTCGCCTATTTCGGAAAACAATCTGGTTGTAACTGTAAAACGAGTAGAAGGAGGGAAGGTATCAAACTTTCTGAATGATCAACTGAAGCCAGGTGCATTGGTTGAAGTGATGGAGCCCATGGGAACATTTACTATTGAACCTAATGCTGATAAACAAAGACATATTATTCTGATTGGTGCTGGGAGTGGCATTACTCCACTGATGTCTATTGCTAAAACTATTTTGCATACAGAATCTCGTAGCCGTGTATCTGTATTATATGGCAACAGGAATGAACAGTCTATTATATTTAAAGAGGAGTTAGCTTCTCTTACACAAAAGTTTGCAGGTAGGTTAGATGTAATTCATGTATTAAGCCAGCCCGCCTCTTCATGGACAGGCCATATTGGACGACTGAATCAGTCATTAGTACTCAAGATGTTGGAACATTTGCCTAAATGGGCAGATACAGAGTACTTTATCTGTGGTCCGGATGGCATGATGGAAGAAGCTAAACAGGCACTACGCATTTTGCAGATTCCATCAGAGAGAGTACATTCTGAGAGTTTTCTAACGGTAACCAAAGAACCCGTACATGGAGAAGTGGTAGAAGATACAACAGGTGAGGTGAAAGACTATACAGTGACAATTATGTATGAGGGAGCTGAATATAAAGTAGCTGTACCTGCCCAAAAAACTATACTGGAAGCGGCACTGGATAACGATATAGATCTTCCTTACTCCTGTCAGAGTGGTATGTGTACTGCCTGTATGGGTAAGTGTGTAAGTGGAAAGGTTTTATTAGATGAAGAAGATGGATTGTCAGAAACGGAGATCAAACAGGGATATATCCTTACCTGTGTAGGCCATCCTCTAACCAGCGATGTGGTGATTGAGATTGATTGATAGAGCAAATAGAAAGACTATAAAAGAAAAACGCCATACAGGATTGCATGACGTTTTTCTTTTATAAATCATATTGTCATTAGTCATCTCTGCGACCCATGAATACAAATATCCAGTAAGCAAGTTGAGCAAGTGCACCAATAGCTGCTACTACATAAGTCATGGCAGCCCATTTAAGTGCATCTTTTGCCATGTCATGTTCTCTTTGGGTAACTACCCCACTATTTTCCATCCAAACTAATGCCCGACGACTTGCATCAAATTCTACAGGAAGTGTAATGGTGGAGAACAACGCCAAACCTGCATTGGCTCCTATTAATACCAGCAACAGAATATTACCCATTGCTCCATGACCCTGGAAGATAGAGTAACCTACACCAAAAAGAATAAGCATATTCAAAACCTGAAGTACATTACCACAAATACTTACTACAGGCACCAATGCTGAACGCATTTGCAAAGGTCCATATGAAGTTGCATGCTGCACTGCGTGTCCACATTCATGAGAGGCTACTGCTACTGCTGCTGCACTACGTCCATAATATACATCCTGACTCAGGTTGACTGTTTTATCTGCTGGATTATAGTGATCAGTGAGTTGGCCTTCTACAGCTGTTATTCGAACATCAAAAATATTATTGTCTCGCAGCATTTTGGCGGCAGCTTCTGCTCCGCTCATTCCGCCTGCTAACGGAATTTGTGAATATTGCGCAAATTTGCTTTTAAGTTGCCAGCTCACAAACATGCTGACAAGCATGGTTACAATACTGATAAGAAAGATCATAGTTGTGTGTTTATTTAATTTTTAATTACCGAGGTAGACGAACAGGTTTTATAAAAATTTTACCCTGACTTTCGGATCTTCTCTACAATAGATGAGGTTGAAAATCCTTTCACCAGAGGTATGGTTTTTACTGTTCCTCCATTAGCTATTACAAAATCTGCACCAACAATTGTTTCCACTGTATAATCATCACCTTTGATCAAAATGTCAGGTTTTATAGCTTCAATCAGACTTTTTGGCGTATCCTCGTCAAAAAGAACTACCAGATCGACAAATCCAAGTGCTGCAATAACCCGGCTCCGTCCTGTTTCATTTACAATGGGGCGGGTTTCTCCTTTTAATCGTTGCACCGATGCATCAGTATTGAGGCCTAATACAAGCTTATCTCCCTGAGATCTCGCTTTTTCCAGATAGTCTACATGACCTATATGTACTATATCAAAACATCCATTGGTAAAGGCAATAGACTTGCCTTCTGCCTTCCACTGAGCTATAGTTAAAAGTGCTTTATCCAAGGATTGGATTTTTTCTTCTGTCATTTTAGTATACTATAAATAGTTTAGGTTGCAGAGTTATAGTTTTGAGATGGGGTATCTTTTACCTCAACAGGTTCTATATCTGTGCTATTGATGAACAAACTAACCACAAAGCATATGCCACCTGCTACAATTGTCAGGAGTGTTTGAGATGCCCAGATAAAGGTAGCCAGGATAATACCTTCCTCTTGAGACCATCCATACAACATAAGTGCACTACTTACCAGCAGGTGATACGGGCCTGTGCCACCCTGTACAGGAGCTGCCATACCAAGACTACCCATCATAAGGATAGTAAGCCCTCCCATCCAGCCAAGAGGCTTTGAATCTGGAAGTGCAAATGTGAGAAGATAGGCCGCAAAATAATAACCTATCCAGATAAGGAAACTATGAGCAATAAAACCCCATTTGTTTTGCATCTTTCTTACACTGACCAAGCCTTCCCACATACCCAGGAAGAAATCGCGAATCTTGGCAAGAATGGCTATTTTCCAGAGTTTTTCCTGATTTTTGTAAGCCCAGAATCCCATACCTGCTACAAACAAGGCTCCAACAATCAAAATGAGGTAAAAGGTTGAGGAGATTTGGCTAAAGCTACCAAATTTATCCGTAAAGAATTGAATAAAGAAGTCACTAAGCCGGTTGAACTCAAGAAGAAAATTGAGGCATAGAAGTAATAGTAGCATTACAACATCAAAAAGTCTTTCAGCTACCACAGTACCTATTCCTGCATTGATAGGCACTTTATTCATCTTATTCAATACTCCACATCGGGATACTTCACCCATACGAGGCAGTAACAGATTGGCAAAATACCCGATCATAACAGCCAGAAACATACGAGACATACTGGGTTTATACCCAAGAGGTTCCAATAATAACCGCCATCGATAGGCTCTGCTCCAGTGTGCAAACAATAAGACAATTCCTGAGAAGATAACCCAACTGTAGTTTGCTTGTCGGAAAGTGGCTATCATATCAGCCAGACTTAATTCCTTGAATACGTAGAAACGTAGCAATAGAAAAGCTACTACCAATGGAATGGCATATTTGATAATATCGATTAATCGGAATTTCATAGCGCAAAAATGGTACTTAAACTTCAGAGAAACAACCTTTCCCAACAGAAGGATATTGTTTGTCAGTAAGGATGTGTACAGTCGCTACAGATTTTGAGGTTATTCGATGTATTTTAAGTGAAATGCTACATAATGCTATCTTTCGGACAGAGCATAAAAAAACCGACAATTTAGTAACTGTCGGTTTTTCGGAATAATTGTAAATTACATCAATGTGCATCCACAGGGATTGCAACATTTTTCTTGAACTTCTGCAAATAAATCAATGGGATACAGAATAACATAAAGAACCCTACAAGCCAAAATATATCATTGTAAGAGAGGATCATGCTTTGTTTGGTCATAATTCCATCCAATGCTTTATGTGCTTTGGATTCAGCATCTAGCGGAGTATATCCTTTGGCAATAAAACTATTGGTGAGCATTCTTAATCTTTCTGTAAATGCATCGCTATAAGAATTCATGTAGGAAACCAGGTTCACTCTATGAAAAGCGGCACGGTGTGCCAGTATGGTATTCGAAAGAGCAATTCCAAAAGAACCACCTAACTGTCGCATCATGTTGTTGAGTCCTGTTCCCTGTCCTATTTCAGCTCCATGCAGGTCCTGAATCGCCAATGTGGTCAAAGGAACAAAGAGAATAGCCATTCCGACACCTCGTACCATCAGAGGCCAGAAGAAATCATTCGGACCACTAAACACATTGGAAACACTCAGCATCTGAGTAAAGATAAAAAACAGGATCATACCACCTGTAGCCAGAAACTGGGCTGGAAACCCTTTCTTTAATAACGTTCCCGTTATAGGCATGATAAACATAGTGACTACACTACCGGGAAACATCAACTCACCAGTTTGCTGGGCACTGAAACCCAGAATATTCTGACACAAGATAGGTAGTGCAAATACCGAACTATACATACCAAATCCCAGTGCAAAAGAAGTAAGCATACCTGCACTAAAGCTCCGATAGCGTAAAATACGGAGGTTTACAATCGGATAGTCGATACTAAGTTCCCGCCATATAAACGCAATGCTCGCTACCAGTGAGATAAAGGTTAATACAGATATATACGCTGTTTCAAACCAGTCTTCTGTTTCACCTTTTTCCAGCACCACCTGCAGACATCCGATACATAAAGCGAGTAGGGCAATCCCTGTCCAGTCAATACGTCGGCTTATATTTTCATTTTTGGTGTTCTTAATGAAGATAAATACAAACACCCCTGCCAGAATACCTACCGGAATGTTTACATAAAATATCCATGGCCAGGAGTAATTGTCTGTGATATAACCCCCGATGGTAGGACCTACTGCCGGTCCCAATACGGCTCCTAAACCAAATAAGGCATTGGCCATACCTATCTCTTCCCGTGGCCAGGTATCAATCAGAATCGTTTGTGCTGTTGATAGTAAGCCACCTCCTGCCAGACCTTGAATAATCCGGAAAATAACCAGCATCAACAGACTGTCTGCATTTCCGCAAAAGAAAGATGCAACTGTAAATATTATAATAGACCCAAGGAAATAATTGCGACGGCCAAAACGTCCGGCAAGCCAGCCAGACATAGGTAATACGATTACGTTTGCAACCGCATACCCTGTCACCACCCAGCTCACATCTGATAATGTGGCTCCCAGATTTCCCATAATCTGGGGCAGTGATACATTGACAATGGTTGTGTCAATTAGTTCCAACAAGGAACCTACGATCACTGTAATGGTAATAATCCATTTGGAAGAACCTTTTTCAGGCATATAGTAATCAACTAAAGTTCATGTAAAGTATGGATTGATTGTA harbors:
- the rfaE2 gene encoding D-glycero-beta-D-manno-heptose 1-phosphate adenylyltransferase, which codes for MTEEKIQSLDKALLTIAQWKAEGKSIAFTNGCFDIVHIGHVDYLEKARSQGDKLVLGLNTDASVQRLKGETRPIVNETGRSRVIAALGFVDLVVLFDEDTPKSLIEAIKPDILIKGDDYTVETIVGADFVIANGGTVKTIPLVKGFSTSSIVEKIRKSG
- a CDS encoding zinc metallopeptidase, with the protein product MIFLISIVTMLVSMFVSWQLKSKFAQYSQIPLAGGMSGAEAAAKMLRDNNIFDVRITAVEGQLTDHYNPADKTVNLSQDVYYGRSAAAVAVASHECGHAVQHATSYGPLQMRSALVPVVSICGNVLQVLNMLILFGVGYSIFQGHGAMGNILLLVLIGANAGLALFSTITLPVEFDASRRALVWMENSGVVTQREHDMAKDALKWAAMTYVVAAIGALAQLAYWIFVFMGRRDD
- a CDS encoding DHA2 family efflux MFS transporter permease subunit gives rise to the protein MPEKGSSKWIITITVIVGSLLELIDTTIVNVSLPQIMGNLGATLSDVSWVVTGYAVANVIVLPMSGWLAGRFGRRNYFLGSIIIFTVASFFCGNADSLLMLVIFRIIQGLAGGGLLSTAQTILIDTWPREEIGMANALFGLGAVLGPAVGPTIGGYITDNYSWPWIFYVNIPVGILAGVFVFIFIKNTKNENISRRIDWTGIALLALCIGCLQVVLEKGETEDWFETAYISVLTFISLVASIAFIWRELSIDYPIVNLRILRYRSFSAGMLTSFALGFGMYSSVFALPILCQNILGFSAQQTGELMFPGSVVTMFIMPITGTLLKKGFPAQFLATGGMILFFIFTQMLSVSNVFSGPNDFFWPLMVRGVGMAILFVPLTTLAIQDLHGAEIGQGTGLNNMMRQLGGSFGIALSNTILAHRAAFHRVNLVSYMNSYSDAFTERLRMLTNSFIAKGYTPLDAESKAHKALDGIMTKQSMILSYNDIFWLVGFFMLFCIPLIYLQKFKKNVAIPVDAH
- a CDS encoding ferredoxin--NADP reductase; translation: MSKYHFLKVEKIVRETPDSISVHFEQPANQRISYKSGQFLTLLVPVNGKTERRSYSMCSSPISENNLVVTVKRVEGGKVSNFLNDQLKPGALVEVMEPMGTFTIEPNADKQRHIILIGAGSGITPLMSIAKTILHTESRSRVSVLYGNRNEQSIIFKEELASLTQKFAGRLDVIHVLSQPASSWTGHIGRLNQSLVLKMLEHLPKWADTEYFICGPDGMMEEAKQALRILQIPSERVHSESFLTVTKEPVHGEVVEDTTGEVKDYTVTIMYEGAEYKVAVPAQKTILEAALDNDIDLPYSCQSGMCTACMGKCVSGKVLLDEEDGLSETEIKQGYILTCVGHPLTSDVVIEID
- a CDS encoding lysylphosphatidylglycerol synthase transmembrane domain-containing protein; translation: MKFRLIDIIKYAIPLVVAFLLLRFYVFKELSLADMIATFRQANYSWVIFSGIVLLFAHWSRAYRWRLLLEPLGYKPSMSRMFLAVMIGYFANLLLPRMGEVSRCGVLNKMNKVPINAGIGTVVAERLFDVVMLLLLLCLNFLLEFNRLSDFFIQFFTDKFGSFSQISSTFYLILIVGALFVAGMGFWAYKNQEKLWKIAILAKIRDFFLGMWEGLVSVRKMQNKWGFIAHSFLIWIGYYFAAYLLTFALPDSKPLGWMGGLTILMMGSLGMAAPVQGGTGPYHLLVSSALMLYGWSQEEGIILATFIWASQTLLTIVAGGICFVVSLFINSTDIEPVEVKDTPSQNYNSAT